A window of Erpetoichthys calabaricus chromosome 12, fErpCal1.3, whole genome shotgun sequence contains these coding sequences:
- the LOC114662303 gene encoding zinc finger protein 660-like — MAQMEEELQKTNSRNESQDEADLPNKKKKHEEYRPHLQDDAQQKFVFKNLPKSEGSAHNKDGFTCRDSVFAKEDVQQVRYFSNEKIKVETCSPIEDDGSKHSGEAFNTFEVIHKMKKKVSCKPATKLSEGNQKQRSVLIKDELCDHLPTEFKEEIIEKFVDEAGRHLDQQICVDNKLDQVCAQVQRVMKKEQSTGGSQIGLAVHKKKKQPCRDLSSRFKIDNSHPKKLTCTECGKTFRFMSGIKRHQRIHTGEKPHCCTECGKCFRQIGSLKSHQRVHTGEKPYTCAECGKSFRVSWTLKKHLRIHTGDTIFSCNECAKVFGRLSQLKAHQRIHTGDRPYSCAECGKDFRFLATYAKHQRIHTGEKPFNCDECGKNFAQTSELKSHQRFHTGENPYSCMVCGRSFSQINSLKSHKNIHTGGKPYNCAECGKTFKYKSALKAHQIAHIVRYGEVQEESNS, encoded by the coding sequence ATGGCCCAAATGGAAGAAGAACTCCAGAAAACAAACTCTCGCAATGAGTCTCAAGATGAAGCAGATCTCCCTAACAAAAAGAAGAAGCACGAAGAGTACCGGCCTCATTTGCAAGATGATGCACagcaaaaatttgtatttaaaaacctcCCAAAGAGTGAAGGATCTGCTCATAATAAAGATGGCTTCACTTGTAGGGACTCTGTTTTTGCAAAGGAGGACGTCCAACAGGTGAGATATTTTTCAAATGAGAAAATAAAGGTAGAAACATGTAGTCCCATAGAGGATGATGGTAGCAAACACTCAGGTGAGGCCTTTAACACGTTTGAAGTAATTcacaaaatgaagaagaaggttTCTTGTAAACCTGCAACTAAATTAAGTGAAGGTAACCAAAAACAGCGATCTGTGCTTATCAAAGATGAACTCTGTGATCATTTACCCACTGAATTCAAAGAAGAGATCATTGAGAAGTTTGTAGATGAAGCGGGAAGGCATTTAGATCAGCAAATTTGTGTAGATAATAAATTAGACCAAGTGTGTGCACAGGTCCAAAGGGTTATGAAGAAAGAGCAATCAACAGGAGGATCTCAGATTGGCCTAGCAGTCCACAAGAAGAAGAAACAACCTTGTAGGGATTTGTCATCACGTTTTAAAATAGATAACAGTCATCCAAAAAAACTCACATGTACTGAATGTGGAAAAACATTTCGCTTCATGTCTGGAATTAAAAGACATCAACGAATCCATACAGGTGAGAAACCccattgctgtactgaatgtggaaaATGTTTTCGACAGATAGGTTCACTTAAGTCACACcagagagttcacaccggagagaaaccATATACTTGTGCTGAATGTGGCAAGAGCTTTCGTGTATCGTGGACATTAAAGAAACATctgagaattcacactggagacacAATTTTTAGTTGTAATGAATGTGCAAAGGTCTTTGGGCGATTGTCACAACTAAAAGCACATCAGAGGATTCACACTGGAGATCGACCATACAGTTGTGCTGAATGTGGGAAGGACTTCCGGTTTTTAGCAACCTATGCCAAACACCAAAGGATTCATACTGGGGAGAAGCCATTCAACTGTGATGAATGTGGAAAGAACTTTGCTCAAACGAGTGAACTTAAATCACACCAAAGATTTCACACTGGAGAAAATCCATATAGCTGTATGGTATGTGGTAGGAGTTTTAGCCAAATAAATTCCCTTAAATCACACAAGAACATTCATACCGGAGGGAAACCTTATAACTGTGCAGAATGTGGGAAAACATTTAAGTATAAATCGGCACTTAAAGCACACCAGATAGCTCACATTGTAAGATATGGGGAAGTGCAAGAAGAGTCAAATTCATAA